One window of Botrimarina mediterranea genomic DNA carries:
- a CDS encoding peptidase domain-containing ABC transporter: MSARHPSPTELAAVLVRVSRECGAPVEHLRAEQLLRDAQAAWPGEESDLWCKWLAEVCCSLDLRAREAELTIEVAQRLAEDGAVVVGAWRPGQGPIVLISDRAVAEGEIDQRLGLSNKELSELSLESGGNRWLVVEHAESVDAKQSPRLKSRPIARLALLLRPEWHDIWAIGVFAFVAGLLSLSTPIAVEALVNTVAFGQLLQPVVVLAAMLFGFLAFAALMQALQAYVAEIIQRRLFARVAADLAHRLPNVDHSHLNGAYGPELANRFLDVVTLQKVVAQVLLDGISIVLTTLVGMTVLAFYHPWLLGFDVLLLATVVGGLLVMGRGAIRSSIDESKYKYQVTSWLQDSIRCGTAFKPAGGGEFVVDRANLLTTKYLDHRRAHFSVLFRQILFVLGLQAIAGTVLLGGGGWLVIQGQLSLGQLVAAELIVSTILGSFTKLGKHLEGFYDAVAAVDKLGVLFDLPTERHDGLLTVEGSDGGLEVALKDVTVAGAQGPLGKGLTLRIDPGRRLAIYGPAGSGKSALCSILYAAETPQSGRVTVAGVDPADVRPDVLRGAVSLVSDIEVFEGTIADNVHLHRRGVGTTQCRAALEVVGMLDTCLALEQGIETPLTGSGRPLSRSQQRLLMLARGIAGAPQLLVVDGLLDSLPDAQLDRALAAIMAPHRQWTVVVATGRRDVAERLHRVVELDSDRPMTEVAYAGEEGAKP; encoded by the coding sequence ATGAGCGCAAGACACCCATCACCTACCGAACTTGCGGCGGTGCTTGTACGCGTCAGTCGCGAATGCGGAGCGCCCGTTGAGCACCTCCGCGCAGAGCAGCTGCTGCGCGACGCTCAGGCCGCTTGGCCCGGCGAAGAATCCGACCTGTGGTGTAAGTGGCTCGCCGAGGTGTGCTGCAGCCTCGACCTTCGCGCCCGCGAAGCCGAGCTTACGATCGAAGTTGCGCAGCGACTCGCCGAAGACGGCGCTGTGGTTGTCGGCGCCTGGCGTCCCGGACAAGGTCCGATCGTCCTCATCAGCGACCGCGCCGTCGCCGAGGGAGAAATCGACCAGCGTCTGGGGCTCTCGAACAAAGAGCTCTCGGAGCTGAGCCTTGAGTCGGGCGGCAACCGTTGGCTCGTCGTTGAACATGCCGAGAGCGTCGACGCCAAACAAAGCCCCCGTCTCAAGTCGCGTCCGATCGCTCGGTTGGCTCTCTTGTTGCGTCCCGAGTGGCATGACATCTGGGCTATCGGGGTTTTCGCGTTCGTCGCAGGCCTGTTGAGTCTGTCGACGCCGATCGCCGTCGAAGCCTTGGTGAACACGGTCGCCTTCGGCCAGTTGTTGCAGCCGGTGGTTGTGCTCGCGGCAATGTTATTCGGCTTCCTGGCGTTCGCCGCTCTCATGCAGGCGTTGCAGGCGTACGTAGCGGAAATCATTCAGCGGCGGCTCTTCGCCCGCGTGGCGGCCGATCTTGCCCATCGCCTGCCGAACGTGGACCACTCACACTTGAACGGCGCGTACGGGCCCGAACTCGCCAACCGCTTCCTCGACGTGGTGACGCTGCAAAAGGTTGTCGCCCAGGTGCTGCTCGACGGCATCAGCATCGTGCTAACGACGTTAGTTGGCATGACGGTCCTGGCGTTCTACCACCCGTGGCTGCTGGGCTTCGATGTCCTGCTCTTGGCGACGGTCGTCGGTGGGCTGCTGGTGATGGGACGCGGCGCCATCCGCAGCAGCATCGACGAGTCGAAGTACAAGTACCAAGTCACCTCTTGGCTCCAAGACTCAATCCGCTGCGGCACGGCGTTCAAACCCGCCGGCGGGGGCGAGTTCGTCGTAGACCGTGCGAACTTGCTGACAACCAAGTACCTCGACCACCGGCGCGCGCACTTCTCGGTGCTCTTCCGGCAGATCCTCTTCGTTCTGGGGCTCCAGGCGATTGCAGGAACCGTGTTGTTGGGGGGCGGCGGATGGCTCGTCATCCAGGGGCAGCTCTCCCTCGGGCAACTCGTCGCCGCAGAGCTGATCGTCTCGACGATCCTCGGTTCCTTCACGAAACTTGGCAAGCACCTCGAGGGCTTCTACGACGCCGTCGCCGCCGTCGACAAGCTCGGGGTGCTGTTCGACCTTCCTACCGAACGCCACGACGGACTACTTACCGTCGAGGGCTCGGACGGTGGGCTGGAGGTCGCCCTGAAAGACGTCACCGTCGCCGGCGCTCAGGGGCCCTTGGGCAAGGGGCTTACGCTCCGGATCGATCCGGGCCGGCGATTAGCGATCTATGGACCGGCGGGCTCGGGGAAGTCGGCCCTTTGCAGCATCCTCTACGCCGCCGAAACCCCCCAAAGTGGTCGGGTGACGGTGGCCGGTGTCGATCCCGCCGACGTCCGTCCCGACGTGTTGCGGGGTGCGGTGTCGCTGGTAAGTGATATCGAAGTTTTCGAGGGGACAATTGCCGACAACGTGCATCTGCATCGCCGTGGCGTGGGGACGACACAGTGCCGTGCGGCCCTCGAAGTCGTCGGGATGCTCGACACCTGCTTGGCTCTCGAGCAGGGGATCGAGACGCCATTGACGGGCAGTGGCAGGCCATTGAGCCGCTCGCAGCAACGGTTGTTGATGCTCGCTCGTGGGATCGCCGGCGCCCCCCAACTGCTCGTCGTAGACGGGTTGCTCGATAGCTTGCCCGACGCACAACTTGACCGCGCGCTTGCCGCGATCATGGCGCCGCACCGCCAGTGGACCGTCGTGGTCGCTACGGGACGCCGGGATGTCGCTGAGCGACTCCACCGGGTCGTCGAACTCGATTCCGATCGTCCGATGACAGAGGTCGCCTACGCCGGCGAGGAAGGAGCAAAGCCATGA
- a CDS encoding acyl-CoA desaturase, which translates to MRRAEEIEWFRVAPFLLLHLACLSVFWVGWSWAAVGVALLAHFARVFALTAFYHRYFSHRAFKTSRPVQFLGALLGNAAGQRGPIWWAAHHRHHHRASDKPDDIHSPHQDGFLWSHMLWFMTRRNYQTDHRMVKDLLRFPELRWIDRNDFVAPALLAAAMYGLGWLLGVYAPQLGTNGPQMLVWGFVISTVALYHVTFSINSLAHQIGTRRYETNDDSRNNFWLALVTFGEGWHNNHHHFPNSARQGFRWWEIDISFYLLYLLSCLGLVWDLKPAPVENGSHRRLAPQEGNA; encoded by the coding sequence ATGCGCAGAGCTGAAGAAATTGAATGGTTCCGTGTGGCGCCATTCTTGCTGCTACATCTTGCTTGCCTATCCGTATTCTGGGTCGGATGGAGCTGGGCCGCCGTCGGCGTCGCGTTGCTGGCCCACTTCGCACGGGTCTTCGCCCTGACGGCTTTCTACCACCGCTACTTCTCTCATCGGGCCTTCAAAACTAGCCGCCCGGTCCAGTTTCTCGGCGCCCTGCTGGGCAACGCCGCGGGCCAGCGGGGGCCGATCTGGTGGGCCGCTCATCATCGCCACCACCACCGGGCCTCCGACAAGCCCGACGACATCCACTCGCCGCATCAAGACGGGTTCTTGTGGAGCCACATGCTCTGGTTCATGACCCGGCGGAATTACCAGACCGATCATCGGATGGTCAAAGACCTGCTGCGATTCCCCGAGCTGCGCTGGATCGACCGCAACGACTTCGTCGCGCCGGCGCTGCTCGCCGCGGCGATGTACGGCCTCGGCTGGCTGCTCGGGGTCTACGCCCCACAGCTCGGAACCAACGGGCCGCAGATGCTCGTGTGGGGGTTTGTGATCTCGACGGTCGCTCTGTACCACGTCACCTTCTCAATCAACTCCCTCGCGCACCAGATCGGGACGCGCCGTTACGAGACCAACGACGATAGCCGCAATAACTTCTGGCTTGCGCTCGTGACGTTCGGAGAGGGTTGGCACAACAACCACCACCACTTCCCGAATTCCGCACGGCAGGGTTTTCGTTGGTGGGAGATCGACATCTCGTTCTACCTCTTGTACCTGCTCTCGTGCCTGGGCCTCGTCTGGGACCTCAAGCCTGCGCCGGTCGAGAACGGCAGTCACCGCCGACTTGCGCCGCAGGAGGGGAATGCCTGA
- a CDS encoding helix-turn-helix transcriptional regulator encodes MASYSLSPPLTVQPGLREFAPPSEPSHWTFLSNHAYVLIELHNNPDQVLREVAGKVGITERAVQRIVQELEEEGYLTRERVGRRNRYRLITGKPLRHPLASRQTIDALVRLVGPGPVGQDKHAFRSP; translated from the coding sequence ATGGCCTCATACAGCCTCTCACCTCCGCTAACCGTTCAGCCCGGGCTGCGGGAGTTTGCGCCTCCCAGCGAGCCCTCGCATTGGACCTTTTTGTCCAATCATGCGTACGTCTTGATCGAGCTGCACAACAATCCCGACCAGGTTCTCCGCGAAGTCGCCGGCAAGGTCGGTATCACCGAACGCGCCGTCCAGCGGATCGTTCAGGAATTGGAGGAAGAGGGCTACCTGACTCGCGAGCGGGTAGGGCGGCGAAATCGGTATCGACTCATAACCGGGAAGCCTCTACGTCACCCGCTTGCCTCGCGTCAGACGATCGACGCGCTGGTTCGATTGGTAGGTCCTGGGCCGGTGGGACAAGACAAGCACGCCTTTAGAAGTCCGTGA
- a CDS encoding HlyD family secretion protein translates to MTPQDQLQIPTGRAISDLAYREEAFPALRLARVTRFVRRLGRWLLALMVVVSLAMLLAPWQQSIRGEGAVIAFDPYERPQAIQAPIQGRIAERGEGVYENAYVEEGQLLFLIQDQDPLYLSRLEKQVANARAELQVAESRLDRSRDVRDNNLRIVEVTTEELDNMRAARDELVSAYDRFVDQAVNKFTAEQNKLVAAEAKLWQAEADFKRKQQLFEDGIESQLKAQEAEQKYRDAKAYEQVALQDVDNARNGIEGKRNEREAKRQEWEAKINKVLSQLEKSRADVGKAEMDINKISEEINQKQTKLLEEERKLAVQQTQDVRAPRDGYIMDLAVFDSSSIVKPGDQLCRIVPKTSSPAVQVWVAGNDAPLINPGRHVRLQFEGWPAVQFSGWPSVAVGTFGGEVALVDPTDDGLGKFRVVIVPDPDDQPWPEYPYLRQGVRSYAWVLLDQVPLGYEVWRRMNGFPPAFNSEQDAKTAKPPKLKI, encoded by the coding sequence ATGACCCCGCAAGACCAACTTCAGATCCCTACCGGGCGGGCGATCTCGGACCTCGCCTACCGAGAAGAGGCGTTTCCCGCGCTCCGGCTAGCTCGCGTCACACGTTTTGTGCGGCGGCTCGGCCGGTGGCTGCTCGCGCTGATGGTCGTTGTTTCGCTCGCAATGCTGCTAGCGCCTTGGCAACAGTCGATCCGTGGCGAGGGCGCAGTGATCGCCTTCGACCCGTACGAGCGACCGCAAGCGATCCAAGCGCCGATCCAGGGCCGGATTGCCGAACGGGGCGAAGGCGTTTACGAGAACGCCTATGTCGAAGAAGGGCAGTTGCTCTTCCTCATCCAAGACCAAGACCCTCTCTATCTGAGTCGCCTTGAAAAGCAGGTCGCCAACGCGCGAGCGGAACTGCAGGTTGCAGAAAGCCGCCTGGATCGGTCGCGGGACGTGCGAGACAACAATCTCCGGATCGTCGAGGTGACGACCGAAGAGCTCGACAACATGCGTGCGGCTCGGGATGAGTTGGTCTCGGCGTACGACCGCTTCGTTGATCAAGCCGTCAACAAGTTTACGGCTGAGCAGAATAAGCTCGTCGCCGCCGAGGCCAAACTCTGGCAGGCCGAGGCCGACTTCAAGAGAAAGCAGCAACTCTTCGAAGACGGCATCGAGTCGCAACTCAAGGCCCAAGAGGCAGAACAGAAGTACCGCGACGCGAAGGCCTATGAACAGGTAGCGCTTCAGGACGTCGACAACGCCCGCAACGGCATCGAAGGCAAACGCAACGAGCGTGAGGCGAAGCGGCAGGAGTGGGAGGCAAAGATCAACAAGGTCCTCTCACAGCTCGAAAAGTCTCGGGCCGATGTCGGAAAGGCCGAAATGGACATCAATAAGATCTCGGAAGAGATCAACCAGAAGCAGACCAAGCTTCTCGAAGAAGAGCGGAAGCTCGCGGTTCAGCAGACGCAAGACGTGCGTGCGCCGCGTGATGGTTACATCATGGACCTCGCCGTGTTTGATTCGTCGTCGATCGTCAAGCCCGGCGATCAGCTCTGCCGCATCGTGCCCAAGACCTCGTCGCCGGCTGTCCAGGTCTGGGTCGCCGGCAACGACGCGCCGCTCATCAATCCGGGACGCCATGTGCGGCTCCAGTTCGAGGGTTGGCCCGCGGTGCAGTTCTCCGGATGGCCGTCTGTTGCGGTCGGCACCTTCGGGGGAGAGGTCGCGTTGGTGGACCCAACCGACGACGGGCTCGGCAAGTTCCGCGTGGTCATCGTCCCCGACCCCGACGACCAACCTTGGCCCGAGTATCCTTACCTTCGGCAAGGGGTGCGGTCCTACGCCTGGGTGCTGCTCGATCAGGTGCCGCTCGGGTACGAAGTCTGGCGACGGATGAACGGCTTCCCGC
- a CDS encoding SAM-dependent methyltransferase — MSVLPASQPIELQHQRPTPVAPLTPDAPLTPEAPLTPEASTAAGAPWLRRQVLARFAKLEEGGLRVEDAHGTVAFGAPETPLTGSIRVLDGRFYRRVALHGGLGLAESYIDGDWETPDLPATLRVFAANLETLQGAERGAPTLLRPLRSALHWLRRNTRLGSRRNIAAHYDLSNDFFALMLDPTMTYSSGYFPHAEASLEEASREKYDRICRQLQLGPDDHVLEIGTGWGGFALHAVGEYGCRVTTTTISQAQHDFAAERFRESGWGDRIELRLTDYRDLRGQYDKLVSIEMIEAVGERYLPTYFRQCSRLLRPSGAMLLQAITIPDCRYDRYRHSVDFIQKHIFPGGFLPSPSAITDCLRRATNFGLEKVEDFSEHYAKTLAAWRANLDAQLPQVGNLGFDDRFLRVWWYYLAYCEAGFRERRIGVSQWLLTKPQWRRRDLSAKSRSGRAFRSP; from the coding sequence ATGTCCGTTCTACCCGCATCCCAGCCGATCGAACTCCAGCACCAGCGCCCGACTCCCGTCGCCCCGTTGACGCCGGACGCCCCGCTGACGCCGGAAGCCCCGTTGACGCCGGAAGCATCGACGGCGGCCGGGGCGCCCTGGCTGCGTCGACAGGTGCTCGCCCGATTCGCGAAACTCGAGGAGGGCGGCCTGCGCGTCGAAGACGCCCACGGAACCGTCGCGTTCGGGGCGCCCGAAACGCCGCTGACCGGGTCGATCCGCGTCCTCGACGGCAGGTTCTATCGACGCGTGGCGCTGCACGGCGGTCTCGGGCTCGCCGAGTCGTACATCGACGGCGATTGGGAGACGCCCGACTTACCGGCGACCCTCCGGGTCTTCGCCGCGAATCTCGAGACGCTGCAAGGCGCCGAACGCGGCGCGCCCACGCTGCTGCGTCCCTTGCGTAGTGCGTTGCATTGGTTACGGCGCAACACCCGTCTCGGCAGCCGGCGGAATATCGCCGCCCACTACGACCTGAGCAACGACTTCTTCGCGCTGATGCTCGATCCAACGATGACCTACTCGAGCGGCTACTTCCCCCACGCCGAGGCGTCGCTCGAAGAAGCGTCGCGCGAGAAGTACGACCGTATCTGTCGCCAACTCCAACTGGGGCCCGACGACCACGTATTGGAGATCGGGACCGGCTGGGGCGGCTTTGCGCTCCACGCTGTCGGCGAGTACGGCTGCCGCGTCACGACGACGACGATCTCGCAAGCCCAGCACGACTTCGCCGCCGAGCGCTTTCGTGAATCTGGCTGGGGCGATCGCATCGAGCTCCGGCTAACGGACTATCGTGACCTGCGGGGGCAGTACGACAAGCTGGTCTCGATCGAGATGATCGAAGCCGTGGGCGAGCGGTACCTGCCGACCTACTTCCGCCAGTGCTCGCGGTTGCTCAGGCCCAGCGGCGCCATGTTGCTCCAGGCGATCACGATTCCCGATTGCCGGTACGACCGCTATCGGCACAGCGTCGATTTCATCCAGAAGCACATCTTCCCCGGCGGGTTCCTCCCCAGCCCCAGCGCCATCACCGATTGCCTGCGACGAGCGACCAACTTCGGGTTGGAGAAGGTCGAAGACTTTTCCGAGCACTACGCCAAGACGCTCGCCGCCTGGCGGGCCAACCTCGACGCCCAATTGCCGCAAGTCGGCAATCTCGGCTTCGACGACCGGTTCCTGCGGGTGTGGTGGTACTACCTCGCCTACTGCGAGGCGGGCTTCCGGGAGCGGCGGATCGGGGTCTCACAGTGGCTGCTGACGAAGCCCCAATGGCGCCGCCGCGATCTGTCCGCCAAGTCGAGGAGTGGACGTGCGTTCAGATCTCCATAG
- a CDS encoding DUF1365 domain-containing protein: MHSCLYEGAVAHTRRDPVTHRFRYGMVMAYLDLAELPALLGTGGLLSSQRWSVRSFLRSDHLFDREATLDDEVRRLLGTQTGQEPTGPIRLLTQLRWWGYYFSPLNLFYAYNVEGSRVEHVLAEVNNTPWGERHVYVLSEVNRTAAGDLRFRHAKEFHVSPFMDMNADYCWRVGEPGERLSLTLSREARGARSFHASLSLRRRPLTSATLRRAAFRYPMMTAQIATAIYFEALRLWWKRCPFYPHPSRSNSSTSARLPSPR, translated from the coding sequence ATGCACAGCTGCCTGTACGAAGGAGCGGTCGCCCACACCCGCCGCGATCCGGTGACGCACCGTTTCCGCTACGGGATGGTGATGGCGTACCTCGACCTCGCCGAGCTGCCTGCGCTGCTCGGGACCGGCGGCCTGCTATCCTCTCAGCGGTGGTCGGTCCGCTCTTTCTTGCGAAGCGATCACTTGTTCGACCGCGAGGCGACCCTCGACGACGAAGTGCGACGCCTCCTCGGCACGCAGACAGGACAAGAACCTACCGGGCCGATCCGCTTGCTGACGCAGCTCCGTTGGTGGGGCTACTACTTCAGCCCGCTGAACCTGTTCTACGCCTACAATGTCGAAGGCTCGCGCGTCGAGCACGTCCTGGCGGAAGTGAACAACACGCCCTGGGGCGAACGCCACGTCTACGTGCTGTCCGAGGTGAACCGGACTGCCGCCGGCGACCTCCGCTTCCGCCACGCGAAAGAGTTCCATGTCTCGCCGTTCATGGACATGAACGCCGACTACTGCTGGCGCGTCGGTGAACCCGGCGAACGGCTGTCGCTGACGTTGTCGCGCGAGGCGCGGGGCGCGCGGAGCTTTCACGCCAGCCTGTCGCTCCGTCGCCGGCCGCTTACATCCGCCACGCTGCGCCGCGCCGCTTTCCGATACCCGATGATGACCGCGCAGATCGCCACGGCGATCTATTTCGAAGCCCTTCGCCTTTGGTGGAAGCGATGTCCGTTCTACCCGCATCCCAGCCGATCGAACTCCAGCACCAGCGCCCGACTCCCGTCGCCCCGTTGA
- a CDS encoding NAD(P)/FAD-dependent oxidoreductase: MRIAVIGAGVSGCLAARLLATRHEVTLFEAEAHRGGHARTVDVDLAGVKHAADVGFMVFNERTYPNFCRMLRRLGVESRPSDMSFSVHDPATGLEYQGSGLRGLFAQRGNALSPSFLRMIGDILRFNSDARRAVASGSLRDGATVGEFLTSGRYGGRFVTHYLTPMAGAIWSCRPREVLEFPAAFLLGFFANHGLLQLRDRPQWRTIVGGSRRYVEALLGGMQGRVRTGQAVVAVARRASDVEVRTEAGAVETYDEVVIGAHADQALRLLRDPTTDERTLLEAFPYQANRAVLHTDAAALPKRRNAWASWNYRLTDDESATVTYDLGRLQGFAPAGSLLLTLNDDRHIDRGRVIRSFEFSHPAYSTESLAAQRRWAEVSGKRGVHFCGAYWGYGFHEDGVNSALAVANHFGIGIEACTAACTKERSPTPAAIR, from the coding sequence ATGCGAATCGCAGTCATCGGCGCCGGCGTGAGCGGTTGCCTCGCGGCTCGGCTTCTGGCGACGCGTCATGAAGTCACGCTCTTCGAGGCGGAGGCCCATCGGGGCGGGCACGCCCGGACGGTTGACGTGGACCTCGCTGGCGTTAAGCACGCCGCCGATGTCGGCTTCATGGTCTTCAACGAGCGGACGTATCCGAACTTCTGCCGGATGCTGCGCCGGCTCGGCGTCGAGTCGCGACCGAGCGACATGAGCTTCAGCGTCCACGACCCTGCAACGGGGTTGGAGTATCAAGGGAGCGGCCTACGTGGCTTGTTCGCTCAGCGTGGCAACGCTCTGAGTCCGTCCTTCTTGCGGATGATCGGCGACATCCTCCGCTTCAACAGCGACGCCCGCCGGGCGGTGGCGTCGGGGTCTCTCCGCGATGGCGCCACGGTCGGCGAGTTCTTGACGAGCGGTCGGTACGGCGGCCGCTTCGTGACGCACTACCTGACGCCGATGGCGGGGGCGATCTGGTCCTGCCGCCCCCGAGAAGTCCTGGAGTTTCCAGCCGCCTTTCTGCTCGGCTTCTTCGCGAACCACGGCCTGCTCCAACTGCGTGACCGGCCGCAGTGGCGCACGATCGTCGGCGGCTCGCGCCGTTATGTCGAAGCGCTGCTCGGCGGGATGCAGGGGCGCGTCCGCACGGGCCAAGCGGTCGTCGCGGTGGCGCGGCGAGCTTCCGACGTCGAAGTCCGCACCGAAGCGGGCGCCGTCGAAACGTATGACGAGGTCGTCATCGGCGCCCACGCCGACCAAGCGCTGCGGTTGCTGCGCGACCCGACAACCGACGAACGAACCCTCCTCGAGGCGTTCCCGTACCAAGCGAACCGGGCCGTCTTGCACACCGATGCGGCTGCCTTGCCGAAGCGACGCAACGCCTGGGCCAGCTGGAACTACCGGCTCACCGACGACGAGTCGGCGACCGTGACCTACGACCTCGGCCGCTTGCAGGGGTTCGCCCCGGCGGGCTCGTTGCTGCTGACGCTCAATGACGATCGCCACATCGATCGTGGTCGGGTGATTCGGTCGTTCGAGTTCTCCCACCCCGCCTACTCAACGGAGTCGCTTGCGGCGCAGCGACGGTGGGCCGAAGTTAGCGGCAAGCGGGGGGTCCACTTCTGCGGAGCCTATTGGGGCTACGGCTTCCACGAAGACGGCGTCAACAGCGCGCTGGCGGTCGCTAATCACTTTGGAATCGGGATCGAGGCATGCACAGCTGCCTGTACGAAGGAGCGGTCGCCCACACCCGCCGCGATCCGGTGA
- a CDS encoding DUF1295 domain-containing protein, protein MSSVLIGNLLAIAVMHALVWLWSLRRRDVSIVDLFWGIGFIVIGWRTLTVSDASPLSYLLVTMVTIWGVRLSGYLTWRNWGKQEDPRYARMRERWGKWFPVTSLGVVFLLQALLSWIVALPLQTGILLGGKIGSIAVVGVMLWLVGLAFESVGDYQLASFKADPANRGQVMNRGLWRYTRHPNYFGDFLVWWGIYLATTQAGFVWWTVIGPLVMSVLLLRISGVTLLESSLKSRLDGYEAYVQRTNAFFPWSPQ, encoded by the coding sequence ATGTCATCGGTGCTTATTGGCAACCTATTGGCGATAGCCGTCATGCATGCGCTCGTCTGGCTTTGGAGCCTCCGACGTCGTGACGTCAGCATTGTCGATCTATTTTGGGGTATCGGATTCATCGTGATAGGTTGGCGTACGCTAACCGTCAGCGACGCCTCGCCCCTTTCGTACCTGCTCGTGACGATGGTGACGATCTGGGGCGTGCGGCTCAGCGGCTACCTGACTTGGCGGAATTGGGGGAAGCAAGAAGACCCGCGCTACGCCCGGATGCGAGAGCGTTGGGGCAAATGGTTTCCAGTAACGAGTCTCGGCGTGGTCTTCTTGTTGCAGGCGCTGCTGAGTTGGATCGTAGCACTGCCTTTGCAAACGGGAATACTCCTAGGGGGCAAAATCGGCTCGATCGCCGTGGTTGGGGTGATGCTCTGGCTCGTCGGACTCGCATTTGAGTCGGTTGGCGACTACCAACTCGCCTCGTTCAAGGCCGACCCAGCGAATCGTGGGCAGGTGATGAACCGGGGCCTCTGGCGGTACACCCGTCACCCCAACTACTTCGGCGACTTTCTTGTTTGGTGGGGGATATACTTGGCGACAACGCAAGCAGGCTTTGTGTGGTGGACCGTCATCGGGCCATTGGTCATGTCTGTGCTGCTTCTGAGGATTTCCGGCGTCACCTTGTTGGAGTCCTCGCTGAAGTCGCGTCTGGATGGGTACGAAGCCTACGTCCAACGGACCAACGCCTTCTTCCCCTGGTCGCCGCAGTAG
- a CDS encoding SAM-dependent methyltransferase — protein sequence MNLIPIAESGWLPDTLIRYGIRRLLSRRVAETQSKPKDLSEFVALLSSSPLAIRTDAANEQHYETPPDFFKHVLGPRLKYSCCRYESPGTSLSEAEDAMLRLTCERAGIADGQGILELGCGWGSLSLWMAHNYPLAEITAVSNSHSQRAYIEARAAALSLENLQVVTADMVDYQPERRFDRIVSVEMFEHMRNYAMLFRRVASWLAPDGKVFVHVFCHKGKPYLFETEGADNWMGRHFFTGGTMPSADLFAQFDEDLRIVQQWRVSGLDYWRTCEDWLRNLNCSKRDLVRILRPHVASDKDAYVALQRWRMFFMACAELFRYEGGTRWQVAHYLFEPAPQLSNESVEDSDSPAPEPRRRPVST from the coding sequence ATGAACTTGATTCCTATCGCCGAGTCGGGATGGCTTCCCGACACTTTGATTCGTTACGGTATCCGACGGCTGCTAAGTCGGCGTGTCGCTGAGACACAAAGTAAGCCAAAGGACCTCTCTGAGTTCGTCGCACTCCTAAGTTCGTCGCCACTCGCCATTCGGACCGACGCCGCCAACGAGCAGCACTATGAAACCCCACCCGACTTCTTTAAGCACGTCCTCGGCCCGCGGCTGAAGTATAGCTGTTGTCGCTACGAGAGTCCCGGAACATCGCTTTCGGAGGCAGAGGACGCGATGCTGCGGCTCACTTGTGAGCGGGCCGGGATCGCCGACGGTCAGGGAATCCTTGAGCTGGGCTGCGGTTGGGGATCGCTATCGCTGTGGATGGCGCACAACTATCCCCTTGCCGAGATCACGGCTGTCTCCAACTCGCACAGTCAACGAGCGTATATCGAAGCCCGGGCAGCAGCACTCAGCCTAGAGAATCTGCAAGTCGTTACTGCTGATATGGTGGACTACCAACCCGAAAGGCGCTTCGACCGGATCGTATCGGTCGAGATGTTCGAGCACATGCGCAACTATGCGATGTTATTCCGGCGTGTCGCGAGCTGGCTCGCGCCGGACGGGAAGGTGTTTGTTCACGTCTTCTGCCACAAGGGCAAGCCCTATCTCTTCGAGACAGAAGGCGCTGACAACTGGATGGGTCGCCACTTTTTTACTGGTGGCACGATGCCTTCGGCCGACCTCTTCGCGCAGTTTGACGAGGACTTGCGAATCGTCCAACAGTGGCGAGTAAGCGGTCTGGACTATTGGCGTACTTGCGAGGATTGGCTGAGGAACCTCAATTGCTCCAAGCGTGATTTAGTTAGGATCCTTCGGCCACATGTGGCGTCCGACAAAGACGCCTACGTCGCATTGCAGAGGTGGCGAATGTTCTTCATGGCATGCGCCGAACTTTTTCGCTACGAAGGCGGGACTCGCTGGCAGGTCGCTCATTACCTCTTCGAACCCGCTCCGCAGCTATCCAACGAATCGGTTGAGGACTCTGATAGCCCAGCGCCGGAACCGCGGCGTCGGCCGGTTTCCACTTAA